The Lolium rigidum isolate FL_2022 chromosome 1, APGP_CSIRO_Lrig_0.1, whole genome shotgun sequence region AATTCTTGCAATTAAGCCAGAAAGGGGACAATTTTGTACTTGATCTTATTGTGAAGGATATATGTGGGGAGCTTGTTTGCCAGAAGGTTTGCCGTCAACCTCTTCCTGTTTCACCTTTTTTTTTTATGAAAGTCATTGCTCTTTTGTTGCAGAGCTCTGTACGTGTTTTCCTTCTTTCTTAGGATGTAGGTCAATTCTGTCAAACTTGATTGTTTTCTTCTTGTTTGCTTAGGATTATATGACAACCTAGTGGTATAAATAGGTCATCATCATTTCTATTgggtttccttttattttatgaaAGTCATATCTCTTTTTTTGCAATGCTATGTActtgtttttcttctttcttaGTTTCGGTTGGCCTGCACTGCTCTAGTATGTAGGTCAATTCTGTCAAACTTGATTGTTTTCTTCCTGTTTGCTTAGGATTCTATGACAACCTAGTGGTATAAATAGGTCAATGGAGTAAAAATTATTATTACATAGTGAACTTAGGATTGCCCGGAAAGCAATATGACCACTGGGAGCATTATGTTTAGAATAGTTGATGAAGCACAGTGAAATATTTACCTTGTCAATCTTCATATTATATGAAATTGCTGATCCTTCCCTAAAGATGATTGATTGCGTTTTATTCTTATGTTCCAGCAAGGACTATCAACTTCAACTCTTGCTTCTAGCTTTGGAAAAGTTATTACTTCTATGAAAAAACTAACAGATTACAGACCTGAAGACATTGCATCCACATTATTGAGTGCCTTTACCTACAACATTGCACAAGTGAGTTTATGTTATATATTTATGCATGTTATTGAATTATTATGCTTATTAGAAATAGCCAGCTACCCACGGGCATCTTTCCGTTGGATCAGATATAGGGAGCACACAAGACTTAACAGCGCTACATAGAGAGCATGGCGCCGTGGTATGTTTTAGCAAGAGTGTAGTTGGTGTTCATTAATGCCGGAAAGGGATGTTAGATTAGGGTATCTAGCTAAGGTCTCAGTTTTTTGCTCTGATTTAAGGGCAAGTGGTAGTACGTAAATGTTATTTTAGGGACAAGCACTCTATGTGCTAGACATTTACGTGCTGCTGGTAGCCTGGTACCAGCGCCCAGCCGCATATTGCATTTTTAGCcatgatagagagggagagaggggcagtGCCACCCACCATGGCCCACTATGGGGCAGTGGTTCGGCATGGTAAAAAAAGGCAAGCGGCTGGCTTTGGCAGTTGATTAGAGGAAGAAGGGTCACATCGGAGGAGAGGACACCGGCTATGAGACATGGAGACAGCACACCTCAGTAACCTCTGGGTACCCTCGTTTGTCAGAGGCTCACAGCCCTGGACCCTCACCCCCTGTAAGCCAACAAGAGCTCACGCGGCCCTTATATCTTCCCACTGGACGCGGCAGATAAAAAGCGCGGGAAAACAGTTGCCCGAGCCGCAGAACCTATCTATGCATTTCTTTGGGAAAACGCGGCAGATTGTTTACCCTACGAACCCGGCCACAGAAAAAGAAGAGCTGATGTTGTTGTCAAAACATTATCGCATGCTGACACCGCGCGCAGGGCACTGTGGTAGAGAAATATCCAGAACTAGGCAACACCTGGCCACAGAAAAAGAAGAGCTCATGTCATAGCAAACAACGTTACACACGCTAACGTCTCCATTCGGCATGGATTTTAATGGGAGCAGATTCTCTCTAGATCCAACGACCGGTAACCACGTAGGTAGTAAATCTGCGTTGCTATAGTTATTACCTTGGAATAGGAAAATACTGGAACCAGAAAATTGAATATATTGTACCAGCTACTTCATAGATGTTCACATGCATGGCACTCAACCTTGCTTTATTGGAAGAAAAGAAAAGCTAAGCAGATGCACTTGTCAATTTGTGGAGGAAACACATACTAGTATAATGATTTTGGAGAAATAAGACATATTTCTACAGTTTTACTTATTCTATGTTGCATAAAGTTCTTTTTtgtaataaaacaaattgtttcaCTAGAAACCATTTTAATTATATCTCGAGAATGTTATTAGCATCATGATAAAGTACACTTTATAGGGCTTCACCTATTGGTTCTGCTCTGTTTGTTATCTTTTTTAATATTGATTTGATATATGACACTCGTGGCATGAGTCCTGCAGATTTCTTTCCTTGTTGCATCACTCTTGGGCCTCAGGAGGGTCTTTTTTGGTGGATCATACATACGTGGACACAAAAGCACAATGGAAAATATTTCTTATGCACTTGACTTCTGGTAAGCATTTGATGTTTTCAAAAAGTATTTGTATGATGAGCCGTCCAGATAAACACTATAGATATTTTGTACGTTTAGTACTTCAGTTTGTGGTCCTTAGGAGGATTCTAAAGAACACTCCTTGTGGtttctcatttaatgtttactctTATTTTATGAGCCTCGGAAAGAATCTTACTATTTGAGGTATGTCATTCAGGTCACAGAGTCAAATGCAAGCTGCATTTTTGCAACATGAAGGGTATTTAGGTGCTATTGGTGCCTTGATGAGTTATGGGGATCCCATAGATGAAAACTTGACCCTCAAGGAATCTAACGAGAAGGTGAGCCCCTACGCTGAATACATACAAAAATACATGTTTTTGTTTTGGATAATTAGTGATTACACATGTGATCTACTGTTGATTATTTCCCATGGGCGATTACTTGTTATTAGATGCATCTTGAGCCCATAATGCTGAACGTAACATATTAACATATAGTTCTACAGGCACTTGTGATTAAGCATGTATGCATTATAACATTGTTATTGTGGTTAGGTTGATTTATCTTTGGAAGCTTAATTATTGATTTTCCCGTTGCTGTAGCAAAACACTAACGAGACAGCAGCTCCTACTGATCCGACAGCAGCAGATGAACATAATGACAGCAACATATTTCCTTACCTCCTTGTTAATATTGGATCTGGTGTCAGCATGATAGAGGTTTGCCAGCACACCACTTTCAAACTTCTCTTATATTTGTAGCAGCACTTGTTATCAGCAAACATATTACAGGTAATCGGTAAGGGGAAGTTTGAGCGAATTATTGGATCACATCTGGGTGGTGGTACTATTCTTGGTCTTGCAAGGCTTTTAACCGGCTGTTCCAGGTACTGTTTATTTAGCTTGTGTGCTTATATAATGTAGGCATTTTCCTGAATACATTGTAAGCATTTGCTATTAGTTACGAGGAATTCTTGGAGTTGAGCCAGAGGGGCAATAATCTAGCAGTTGATTTGACTGTCGGAGACATATATGGGGAGAATGGTTATCCTAAGGTATTTTTATCTATACTCTGAAAGAAGACTTTTCCTGTGAGCTTTCTGCTAGAATAATATTAATATTTGTTAagttcaaaaaaaatattaatatttgTTACAAAATGGAACAGCAAATTCAACCACCTCTTCTGTACGTATGAAGATCAGTTTTAGGGCTTTGACATGCTTAGCATAAACATTATGAATCTCCAGCGCACCAGACCATCAGTATGACTATTAATTCTTCTCTCTTCACACCAGATCGGTCTTCCGGCATCCACTACTGCAGCGAGCTTTGGAAAAGTGAACTCAAGCAAACTTTCAGACTACAAAGCAGAAGATCTTGCAGCAGCTCTGCTCAACTCTTTCACCTACAACATTGGACAGGTATTTTCTCCAGATATTGGAGCTACCTGGTACCATTCATGAAATACCCTCTAACCTTGTTCTTTTTTCTCTTCCATTCTCTAGATAGCCTACTTTGTGGCTAATCTTTCAGGACTGAAGAGAATCTTCTTTCGAGGTGCTTATGTCTGTGGTCATGAGAAGACTATGGACAAGATTTCTCGTTCCCTCAAATATTGGTAAAGTATTTTTTGTTCAGATACAGTGAAAATTATTTGGCAAATGGCAATTGCACAGAAATTTTAGTTATCCAAGAACATGAGAACACATGTTCCATTGTGATCGGGCAATTGAGAATTCCTTACTCATTTTGTTTTTGCTCCCAGGTCCAAAGGTGAAGTTCAAACGACATTTCTGTGTCATGAAGGTTTCTTGGGAACCCTAGGTGCATTTTGGAGTTATGAGAACATGGGCATTGACGGTTTGGAATCACATGAAGTCATTAGGGAGGTCTTGCTTGGTGCTCCCTACACCGGAAACTTTCCATCTTTACCACTGACTCAAGAGCAGGACATTGTACGTGACATGAGTTAGAAATAATCACACCACAGAAATTATCTCCAAAGTTATATACCGACCTCAACACTTTCTCCTTTTCACTGGCATTTAACCTTTACTTGTGCTTCTTTTAGGAAGAAAATACAACCGTTGAAGCGGAGGTGGAGAGGCTGCGGCATGAGAACGCAGTTCTGAAGTCTGAGCTTGAATGGTTAAGAAGAGAGAATGCAGAGCTGAAAGCTAAGTTATCATAATCCAGTGGAGCGATTAACTTGTGAAGCAATAAAAAAAAGAAGACAGTTGTGAAGCATGCATCCATGCTAAAAAAAAAACACCATGGTGATATATATGGGGGCACAAACAGCCTCAACTTGTTGTAACCTGTAATAGTTCTGGCGATGGGTTCAAAGGTTGTTTAAATAGAAAGAATTTAGTTAGCCCAAATTAGGGTCGCTCCTGTAGTGAGCTCATGTTGTATTTTTTACTTTTATACAATAGGGGTTTCTATCTATTTCCATTTCATGGtgtaacctttactgtttgtcttGTAAATATGGAGGCAGCATGCCAAGTAATAAACTGTTGTTGTAACTTTATTGGAAATAGTTGGTGTGGCCGTTAAGAACTGGATTGGGCTATTTTCCTTCCAAGTGAAGAAAAACTGTGAAGTTCTGGGTTAAATGCTGGTTCATCAGTACAGTACGTGATGCCAGTCGAACATTATTATCTTTTTCGAATGGTTACCTGAGGGGAGTGATTCCTCGCATGAATTTCAGTGAAATTTGACCAAAGTTGAAGCATTCAGGCGGTGgttaaggaagaagaagaatgagcAGCAAGTTTACAGCTATGTTTGAAAAATATTACTCCGTACTGtatttgaacaaaaaaaaaaaccccatGAAAACGCTGCTCCCTTCTCATCAAACTCTACAATTGTTCAGTTAAACCAAGAAAAGCCTTTCCCAATTATTTTTACTGACCAATCGTGGCAGTCATTTGTCGGGTATCACACATAATTAATTtggcaaaaaaacaaaaaaatgggaAAAAGAATCGACGCCTGAGAGATTCGAACTCTCGCGGGGAAACCCCATGTACTTAGCAGGCACACGCCTTAACCACTCGGCCAAAGCGTCTTTGTGTTAGAGCTGCCACGGATTCGATTTCTATAGACGACGAATAAATTTTGGTTATGATGCATGCTCTACAATTTTGCAGAGGAGGCATGCCATGTGTCGGTGCTCATCTGTGTACACGTCAGAATAAATAGGTGGCAGAAGCTGAAGCTATATTGATAATTCTTTTAGAAGATAATAAAAGCCGACCACTTCTCTGAAATGTAAAAAAAGACACATGGTTTTGTCGCTTGGAACGTTGCTCGAGTACTCTTGGTGACAACTCACTAGTCACTAGAACAAAATTCAAACGCTACAACCCGGCCTACAGCTGCCTTGCTTGTGgccacaagccaacatggatggcagGGGGAGGGGGGCAAGCAATGGACTTGTGAATCAAGCGCATGGGGCAATTGCTTGGCTTGCAAGAGTCCGTCCAGCCGAAAACATGGCTGCCTCGTGAGCTCACGTTATCCTGTCGCCGCCACGGTGGTGCAAGAAAGAAAGAGCCCAAAAATGGACCACGCGTTCCTTCCATGATAGGCAAGGCTAATGGTTAGCCGCAAGCAATGGGCGGTACTACTCGATCACGAAGATTAGTTTCAGAAACATGCCAGATTTCGATAAAGTTCCCGACATCCAAACCGGTACTCAAGTTAATCATGGCAGTTCAGAGATGATACgataagagcatgtctagcaggccctCAAAACGCTGGTACCCCGTATTATTCCGATGGAATAGGGGGTGAGGGCGaaatgggccgtctagcaggtccCGTATTCGGGCTGGCCCGTATCGGCAGAATACGGGGCCCGTCAAACCCACCCCGCCCCCCCTACAAATAGAGGGTGAAGGTGCGAGTGGGGgtccaacccctcactcgcaaccctagccccgccgtgcgccgccaccactccggcgagcaattcccaCGCGCACGCTGCCGCATTTCCACCGCCGCCAGCTGGCGCACAACGTAGGAGCAGCCTCTCGCCCGCCGCCGGATCGAAGCGTTCCCGCGAGCCAGCCAcggtggaggaggcgtggcgccGCCACTGCAAATTCTCCGCCACCGGGAGTCGGCGTGCGGCGTGCAAGTACGTCAGGTCCGAGTGGATGCCGCCGATGCTCCGGGACTTCGCGGAGGACGGCCGCTACCACAAGGTCGACCTGCCgttgaagccgatgagcggcggcgaTTTCGAGAAGTGGCGGAGCGCGTGGGAGCAGGAGCGCGCGTGGAAGGCCGCGTGGGAGGGGAGCTCCAGCGGAGGAGCGCCGCGagccggcgacgaggaagaggaggcggaggaccccctcttcttggaggcggtggccgcgtcCAAGAAGGACGCCGCCGACAAGGCACATGCGGACGCGGAGGAGGTGGCGCAGGCCATCGCCACCGTCGAGGAGCTGAAGGCTCGGGaggccgccgccaccactccgATCATCATCCTCGACGACTAGGCGCATCCCTAGTAttgtagaagtcgcgatccagtaGGATCGCACAATTTTCTATAtcatctatctatgatctatgtgAAGAACTATCTATGAATTCTCCCGGGTTTTGCATTTTTTTTAAATACGAGGTGAAATAAGGGGTGAGGATACGGGGTCTACTAGCTCGaacgagttttcggccggtggaaagtgaatacagggtcctctactcgcgttttacgggACAGAAAAATAGAAGgtatgttagacatgctctaggtACTCGACAACAtacacgacgatgatgatgattgaAAAGACGATGTGGGATCGTTCTGAGATTGAAAACGTGCAGGCTTGCCGAACCTCCACCTCTGAATCTGACCGCTTGCGTACAAGGCTCACACAGGATCGACTGCCCAAGCAACTGAGCGCAAGCTGCGTGCCAGCTCTCCAGCTATACTCCTGACGAAATCAGCTCCTGCTAGCTAGCTATATAAACACGATCCATCGAGGAACTTGATCGACTACCACGAATAAGAGTATAAGTACATAGCACGTTCTCTTCGATCATAAACCTCAAATTTTCCCGTTCGGTACTGTGATCCCTGTCCGTCGATCCGTGATCGCCCACGAATTGAGTTCTTGGAGATGGGGAACGTGGAGGCAGTGGCCGCGATCTCGCCGGACCTCGGCGACGCGCTGGCCAAGGTGGCCGTGTTCACGCTCGTGCAGGGGCTGGTCTACCTCATCCTGCGCAAGTCGTCGGACCTCTTCTCCACGGCCAGCGGCGCCGCTTCCGCGGCGAGGTCCCGGAGCTTCCGGCCGATGCGGAGCATGAGCGTCCGCCGCGTCCTGGCCGCGTTCTCCGACGTCCCCTTCGGCGCCCACGACGACGGTGGATCGTCCacgttcacgtcgtcgtcgccggcggcggcggtgcagaTTGGTGCTACTGACCGTGCAGACTAGCTAGTTTGTGTTGAGGCTATTATACGATCGACTATTGTGTACTAATATCTTCGGTATGGTTATACTACTAATTAGCAAGGATTCTTAGGAAAGTATATTGTACGATGTGCATATTAAAGCTGGATGACTTGATGATTCTCTTAACTAAGCATGCTTTTGCTTCTGCTTATGGGGGTCGATGGCTGTTGCTTGGTGTTGAGTATGGTTTCAGAAGAATGCAGCTTCTTGTACTCAACACTGTAAATCTTTCGGCTCCCGAAGAAGGCCCAGCAAAACCATTGGAGCTCCGCCAGATGGATCTCCCAAGTCCGAACCAACTCATTCAAAACCTGAGCTGGGTGGCTATACAAATAATAGCTGGGTTGGGGCAGGCAGCCCATCTTTCCTTCAGTTTATATATATCTCTGAAAACTTGCTCGACAAACTGTTGCTGCAAAATCCTCCTAGTAGCACAAAAAGTGACAACTAATCATGTAAAAAAAGTGACGACTAATATATGCGATGAAACAAACACCATTAAGTAATGTACAAAATGCATACACATTTCCGATCTATCTGAAAACTGAACCGTGGCCCGCTGAATCTCGGTGGAAACCAAATGACTGTCCATCCCCTTTTCTCGTGTCTGCGGTGTCAACTGAAATGGACGAGCAACAACTTTACCTGCAGCAACTCTGTCGGTGAAACTCTCCGCTCGCCGTCGTCGTACTGAACCGACCCCCGGCTTACGTCCACCGACGGCGAAGACCGACGGTGCCAGTCACAGGGCACGACGGCGAGAGGCACTAGTACGTGGCAGCTTCCGCATCGGTCATCCCCAGACCCACCAAAAGGCCACGTCCGCATATATAGGCGTAGGCCCGTACGTGCTTTCCCTCTCTTTATCTCCCTGCCTGCCTTAAAAGCTGTACGTTGTCCTTCAGCCTTTGGCAAACGCTACTGCTGCAGAAGATCTATATCCCACTGTCCacggtcctttttcttttttatcttaGATTCTTCGTCCCCGTTGCAGATCACGGAGTGAGCCATCGGCGACGcatggatcgatcgatcgatgcAAAGCCAGCCGCTCCATGGAGCACATGATCACGTACATAGCTAGCTCCATGTCTCCTTTCGGCTCGTCGCACGCCGCGCGCAAGGCCACATACGTTTTACAATACTTGCAAAGCCACTCAAAAGCAACAACTGAAAAGAGCACATTGCTTCAGCCACACTCCACCAATCTTGTTACTTTGACAAGTCTAGCAGATTTTTTTTCCTGGTCTCCTGAATCGTGCTTTTTCATTTTGAACCGGCTAGCCCTGGCTGGAGAAATTATAGAACCATTATGAAGTACTCGCATAGATGCTGTGTCTAAGGACGAAAATAATCTGTGGTAGGGCGGCTAAACTCTTAGAAAATAATGAAAAACCCGAAAATAGTAATGAGACATTAATGATATATATGATTGTAATTAGTAGCACAATCACTTagaaaaataaacatattttatTTGATTATAATTAGAACCTATGGACATACCAAATTATCATATTAATGGCAAATCTTTACCtatttgcaaaaacaaaaaaatcttcTATTGATTAAGACTTCTGAATATCGCGCGTTCGATGCGTAACTCGAACTTGATGATGCCATCAGCAAATATATTTTAATTGCTATCGTCGCCACCGGCAAAAGCAAAGCCAATTCATTGCGCTGATAATGTCGCCGGAACATGATGTGCTTTTCAAATATCAAGAAATCTTTAAAGCCACTAATTCTACATGTATGAATAATAGGGGCTATCTTTCTGTACTAAATACTTGATGCATTTATTACCATTGGAACTACTGTTGAGGTTGAAGAGTTGTGTAAAACATAACCGCACTCGTGCGTCGTTAAGGAAATATCATTGAGAAAAAAACATAGACGAATACCCCTCCCTCGAAAATTACTATCAAGAAAATAACATCCCTTAATCCTCGAAGAATTGTTGTGAGGTAGTTACCGACATGAAATTAATGATGTGAAATTGCCAACAAAGAACTTCGTGTTCTCGAGTAATACTGTTAGACAGTTGACGTCGGCAAATAGTTGTTCACGTTGAAGATTTGTGCCTTATATTACTTTTTTTTGAATTATATATTTAACGACCCTCGAAGATATTTACCGGCAAATCATATCATTATTTATTTATTAATAGACTGTACGTCGATATGTGTATGTGCCTCTTCCATTTTCCATGGACAATATTTCCATTTGGCACAAAGTTAGTGCCAAGGCCAAGCAAAAGTAGTGAAAATCTCCTTGCTCCACCAAATTGCAACTAGGAGTTGCAACGTAGTGGATCAGTATTGTCTTCATACAGAGTGAAGACAAAATTTGGTACtttctccggttcatattaatgaaCTCTAGTTTATTTAGATTCATATGTATCTAATTAAAATTTTAGACTAGATGCATATATATCTAGACAAAATGAAGTCCATTAATATGAAACGGATGGAGTATCGAAGTGAGATCGTACCTAATTCCCCGCTGTTTTGATTCTTCGTCGAACCTCGTTTCAACCGGTGCATGTCAACGACCAAGCTACCCCAAGTCAGGGCGACAGCCAAGACGTTGCTGACCAAGCTCCAAGaccagaagtgggccggcccaagcgaAGGCGATGGGTTTCGAAGTGGCACGCTGGCGAAGAGTGGGCCCAGTAGCCCGGCCACACGTGAGACGCGCTAGCAAGTGCTACTAAGGGAGAGACTGAACAACGTGAGAACTTGGCTTGTAATTGATTCGATGAACCGGACGGCTGTGCCGTGTGAACTAAGCAAGGGGGTGGTTGGGTGGAAATTGGCCAGAATCCTGTGGATCTGGATCCCTTGTTCTTATTTTCTCTGTGAGATCTGAGATGAGACTAGGAACCCCTTACAATTGGTATCTAGCGCCACTTCCGATCCACGATCTGGAGTTTCCTAGACACAAATATCCCACCAGATTTTCGTCTCACTGCCGCTCGGAGTTCATGGAGGATCTATCGCCGAAATCCAAGGCTCTCTACGAGATCCTCAAGGCCGACacggaggaggagtacgagcgccgatTCGCTGACTACAAGAAGCAGATGCTCGACATCATCCATCCCTTCGTCGCCGACACCAACAGGCAACTCAAGTCTGTCACCACCGTCGTCGCGTCGGTCCAAACATCGGTCATGACGGACCTCGATGCAGTCAAGGCCCAGATCGGCGACGAGCTTGAGAGGGTACGACACACCGTCACCTCGAAGATCTCTCAACTGGCGGCCTCGTTTGGGCGCACCTCGCATCCAGAGCCTGGCAAAGTGGCGGAAGGGCCCTGGGCTTCTCGTCCCCGGGAACCCGGAGGAGATTCCGTCGGCCCGGATGGGCAACGCGGTGCACACACTAACCAGGGAACGGCAGGTGGTTACCACCTGTCTTCTCCGGTCGGAGGTACGAATTACGGCCGAAATTTCTCCAGTTCCTTGAACAATAGCACTAGCTATGGAAACACTTCTGACTCTGGCCATGGCCCCCGTGCTGAATTGCCACAATTCGATGGTGCCAACCCGAAATTGTGGCAACGAAGGTGCGAGGAATATTTCCAGAGATGGAAGACACCAACAACTATGTGGGCTTGTTATGCGTCAGACCAGTTCGTCGGCCCTGCGGCGACGTGGCTGGAATCATATCTCCAGCAACACCCTCAATCAACCTGGTCAGAATTTGTTGGTGCTGTTCAGACTCGTTTCAGCCGCAATCAACATCAGATTCTAGTGCGCCAACTGTTACACATCAAGCAGGAGACCACAGTGGAGGATTATGTTGCTCGTTTCTCCGCACTGATGGACCAGATTGATGTGTATGAACCAACGCCTAATCAGGTACACCACACTACCAAGTTCCTGGATGGGTTGTTCCCCGGTGTACGTATATTGGTGGCTATCCAGCAACCCAAGGATTTAGACACCGCTTATTCCCTGGCCTTGTTGTATGAGGAATTAGGCGAAGATTGTGGTCCAGTTGTCATTCCACTGCAACCGGCTGTGTCTGCGCGCCGTTTTCCGCAATCACAGatgcctcctccaccgccaccgctgaGTTGGGTATCTAAGTCTGTTGATGAGAAAAGAGCAGCTGAGAACCAAAAGAGTGCTAGCGATGACAAGTGGCAGAGTCTACGGAATTACAGGCGCTCGAAGGGCTTATGCTTCATTTGTGGAGAGAAATGGGGCCGAGAGCATCAATGTAAGAACACGATACAGCTCCATGTTGTGCAGGAAATGATGAAGTGTATGTCTGCACCAGGAGACATTGATGATGAAGTGTCTGAATCTGACCAAGGGGCTTCACCGACATATCAACAGCACCAGCAGCTGATGATGTTGTCAGCAGCAGCTATTGACAGTTCAGTCCAAGCCACGAAGACCATGCAGCTGCAAGTGTCCATTCAAGGACATGAATTCTTGTTTCTGGTTGACTCTGGAAGTTCATCTTTCTTCATAAGTCCAGATTGTGCAGAGAAGCTGGAAGGAGCTCAATATTTAGCTACGCCAGTGCCTGTCAAGGTTGCAGGAGGTGCCA contains the following coding sequences:
- the LOC124685246 gene encoding pantothenate kinase 1-like isoform X1 is translated as MGRRIDLSGAEIRGGDHGDGGPPIFLPRHTAAASPLLALDIGGTLVKLVYTATCGAEAELRFAKFERRRLDDCFSFIRAQGLLGCNGTTLGSSKESMGLLKATGGGSYKFGDDFREKLGVSLDKLDEMDSVVSGANFLLENVPGAAFTYMNGKRNSIDISPDNLFPYLLVNIGSGVSILKVTGNKKFERVTGTHIGGGTMFGLGKLLTGCNSYDEFLQLSQKGDNFVLDLIVKDICGELVCQKQGLSTSTLASSFGKVITSMKKLTDYRPEDIASTLLSAFTYNIAQISFLVASLLGLRRVFFGGSYIRGHKSTMENISYALDFWSQSQMQAAFLQHEGYLGAIGALMSYGDPIDENLTLKESNEKQNTNETAAPTDPTAADEHNDSNIFPYLLVNIGSGVSMIEVIGKGKFERIIGSHLGGGTILGLARLLTGCSSYEEFLELSQRGNNLAVDLTVGDIYGENGYPKIGLPASTTAASFGKVNSSKLSDYKAEDLAAALLNSFTYNIGQIAYFVANLSGLKRIFFRGAYVCGHEKTMDKISRSLKYWSKGEVQTTFLCHEGFLGTLGAFWSYENMGIDGLESHEVIREVLLGAPYTGNFPSLPLTQEQDIEENTTVEAEVERLRHENAVLKSELEWLRRENAELKAKLS
- the LOC124685246 gene encoding pantothenate kinase 1-like isoform X2 is translated as MGRRIDLSGAEIRGGDHGDGGPPIFLPRHTAAASPLLALDIGGTLVKLVYTATCGAEAELRFAKFERRRLDDCFSFIRAQGLLGCNGTTLGSSKESMGLLKATGGGSYKFGDDFREKLGVSLDKLDEMDSVVSGANFLLENVPGAAFTYMNGKRNSIDISPDNLFPYLLVNIGSGVSILKVTGNKKFERVTGTHIGGGTMFGLGKLLTGCNSYDEFLQLSQKGDNFVLDLIVKDICGELVCQKQGLSTSTLASSFGKVITSMKKLTDYRPEDIASTLLSAFTYNIAQISFLVASLLGLRRVFFGGSYIRGHKSTMENISYALDFWSQSQMQAAFLQHEGYLGAIGALMSYGDPIDENLTLKESNEKNTNETAAPTDPTAADEHNDSNIFPYLLVNIGSGVSMIEVIGKGKFERIIGSHLGGGTILGLARLLTGCSSYEEFLELSQRGNNLAVDLTVGDIYGENGYPKIGLPASTTAASFGKVNSSKLSDYKAEDLAAALLNSFTYNIGQIAYFVANLSGLKRIFFRGAYVCGHEKTMDKISRSLKYWSKGEVQTTFLCHEGFLGTLGAFWSYENMGIDGLESHEVIREVLLGAPYTGNFPSLPLTQEQDIEENTTVEAEVERLRHENAVLKSELEWLRRENAELKAKLS
- the LOC124707067 gene encoding uncharacterized protein LOC124707067, producing MGNVEAVAAISPDLGDALAKVAVFTLVQGLVYLILRKSSDLFSTASGAASAARSRSFRPMRSMSVRRVLAAFSDVPFGAHDDGGSSTFTSSSPAAAVQIGATDRAD